The DNA region CGGATAGCGCTTGGACGACGCCGCACTGCCCGCAGTACGACACCGCACCCCCCAAGCCCGGCCCTGCCCCGGCAGGTTGGCGGGCCGAACACCGGGCACCCGGTGTTCAGCATCACGTTGACACTATGTCGTTGTGGGCTTCAAGCCGCAAGCATCGTTCTGATAATTTCAAAGCAAGTCGCAAGGAAAACGCTTGTGCTGACGCTCATACAGCAGCGCCGTGCGGTCTGTCCTGCCGGGCGGCCGGGGTCAGGGGCCGGCCCTCTGGAAGCGCTCACATGTGTCTCGTTGCCGGCGCACCACGCGTACGTGCCTCGACCTGCACGTACTGATCAACCCGCGTAAGGAGTTCGGAAGATGAACCCTGATGCTGTAACCCCCTGCACCGGACACCTCCGTAACGGAATGCCCGCGCGTGAACTGGGCAGCGAGGGCTGGCACAAGCCATGGAGCGGGCAGAACGGCGGTGCCTGTGTGGAAGCGAAGAAGCTTCCCGACGGGCGGGTCGCGCTGCGGCAGTCCACCGATCCGGAAGGGCCGGTGCTGCTCTACACCCCTGAGGAGATCACCGCTTTCATCGAGGGAGCCAAGGCAGGCGAGGCCGACTTCCTCACCGTCTGAGACCGTCTGAGACCGTCTGAGACCGTCGAAGACGCTCAACTGCCTTCCGGTCCGGTGCCGTTCGGTGTCGCCGTGCGGTGCCGGACCGGAGGCGTTCATAGGAGGGCCGTTCACAGGAGGGCCCGTTCACACGAGGGTGCGGTGCGAGTGGACTTCCGGGAA from Streptomyces marispadix includes:
- a CDS encoding DUF397 domain-containing protein; its protein translation is MNPDAVTPCTGHLRNGMPARELGSEGWHKPWSGQNGGACVEAKKLPDGRVALRQSTDPEGPVLLYTPEEITAFIEGAKAGEADFLTV